The DNA region GAAACTTGACAGCAAGGAGAAACCCTCTCAAGTTTATAAAAGACTTTTGGTTAGATATCCTTATTCCAATTGGAGCACGTGCGTAATAGGCATTATCATAGTAAACAACCCTATTCCCTATAAGTGGAAAGCCTTTTAAAACTCTGGCTATTTTTCCTATCCTATCCTCATATATGCGAAACTCCTTTGTATTTAAAAGATCTATAAGCGAATACATAATCCACAGAAAAAGAAGTACGCTTCCTATCCTCGTTAACAAGTACTCTAAATATGATTCCCCGGGCTGCTGACAATAAAACAGTGCTCCGAAACCAAACAAAAATATAGTAAGAATAGCAATAAATAGATAAGGGATAAGTCTTTTCTTTTCATATTTGGTAATCAAAAGAGGTTCATTCTCTTCCTTCACGTTTAAATACCCTCCCACTATAATTCTACATTTTGCCGAGTTGTATTAATTATCAGTATTATACTTGAATTCATTACTATTTCTAAAGTTTGCTCTGAGACTTACCTACAGAATAAACAAAAAAGGAGAACTCCTCAAAATTTTCATAGGTCAGTCTAACAGAAGAATTTTAGCAGATACGATTCTTTTCTACCTCCTCAAAGTTTAAAATGTCCATGTGCTCCCACTTCCTATAGGCCATTCCGTAGATTTTCTCTTTTGTGAGTTTGTCAAGAACCTCCTTTTCTATCCTTAAGGTGGCAAGGATTGGAACGATTTTTTTTCCTTTATATTCACTAAAGAGCTCTCTAAACCTTTCAACTTTTTCTTTCATATCATTTACGTGCTCAGCTCCTAAAGTGCTCTTAACCTCCACCAAAAACACCTTATCTTCACAGACAGCGATAACGTCAACCTCTTCTCTCAAAGAACCTTTCTTTCTCTTAACGTTCATCATCAAAATTTCAGGGTCGCAGTTAAAGTATTTCTTAATAATGGGTCTCGTAGCCGGGAAGACTATGTCCTCTACTAAAGTTCCCATCTTGTTGGCGAGCTCCCCCACTGCTTGCTTACCCTTTTTATTTCCTTCTTGACCCAATCTTTAAACTCCAGCATTTCGTTTTTAAAAGCTTTCATCTCCTTCTTAAGTTCCTGAATCCCCATCTCGGTCTTCTGTTGGATGTAGACGAGCCTCATCATCATCTCTTCAAGTCTGTCAACCCTTTCTTCAATGAGGGCCATTTCCGTCCTCCGGAAGACTTTTTGGGTTAAAATTATAGGGCTCAGAAGAACTTAACAAGAGGAGATGAGGATGGAGTTTGAAGCGGTAATTGGTCTTGAAGTTCACGCACAGCTCCTGACAGATACAAAGATTTTCTGTAGCTGTAAGAACGAATTTGGAGCTCCACCCAATACTAACGTCTGTCCAGTGTGCCTTGGAATGCCCGGCTCACTTCCAGTCCTCAACAAAAAGGCCGTTGAGTACGCCGTAAAGGCCGCTTTAGCCCTAAACTGCAAGATTAACAGGTATTCTGTCTTTGCAAGGAAACACTACTTTTACCCAGACCTCCCCAAGGCCTACCAGATTACCCAGTATGAGCTTCCCTTTGCCGAAAACGGCTGGATAGAGATAGAAAAACCCGACGGGACAAAGAAGAAAATCAGAATTCGCCGCATCCACCTTGAAGAGGACGCAGGAAAGACAATCCACGGAGAAGGTTTAGACCCAAATTCCTACGTTGACCTAAACAGAGCCGGAACTCCCCTGATTGAGATCGTTTCAGAGCCGGACATCTCCACGCCGGAAGAGGCAAGGCTCTACATGCAGAAGCTCCGCGATATCCTTGTCTGGATAGGTGTAAACGACGGAAACCTTGAGGAAGGTTCTTTAAGGTGTGACGCAAACGTTTCCGTTAGGCCAAAGGGGTCTGATAAGCTCGGCGTCAGGACGGAGATAAAGAACGTCAACTCTTTCCGCTTTATCCAGAAAGCTCTCGAGTACGAGATTGAAAGACAAATAAAGGTTATAAAGAGCGGCGGTGAAGTTGTTCAGGAAACTCGCCTGTTTGACTCCCAGAAAGGTATTACAAAGACTATGAGGACGAAGGAAGAGGCAGAGGACTACAGGTACTTCCCGGAGCCCGACCTTCCACCTCTCATAATAGACGACGAGTGGCTTGAGGCGATTAAGGCTTCACTTCCGGAGCTCCCTGACCAAGTCAAGGAACGCTTCATTGAGAAGTACAAGATAACCCCTTACGACGCCGACATCTTAGTTAGGGACAAGGCCTTAGCTGAGTTCTTTGAGAAAGCAGCGAAGAGCTACTCCGGAGAAGCAAAGAAGGTAGCAAACATCATCATCTCTGACCTCCTTGGCGCTCTAAACGAAGAGAAGATTGAGATATCAGAGTCTCCAGCCAAACCCGAGCACGTTGCCCAGCTCCTTGAGCTCGTTGATAAGGGAGTTGTCTCCATAAGGGTCGCTAAGGAAGAGATAATCCCTGAAATGGTTAAAAGCGGCAAAGAGCCCAAGACAATCGTAGAGGAGAAGGGACTTACCCAGATATCCGATGAGTCAGCCCTAAAAGAGATTATCAAGAAAGTACTTGCAAATAACGAAAAGGCCGTAAAGCAGTACAAAGAGGGTAACGAAAAGCAGAAGCAAAAAGCCGTTAAGTACCTGATAGGTCAAGTCATGAAGGAAACTAAGGGTAAGGCTAACCCGAAACTCCTGAACCAGCTAATTCCTCAGGTTCTTGATGAGGGGTAGCGGTTCTTAGCCGCTGCCCTTTGTTATAAGTTCAAAGGCCCTTGTAACGTCCCCTGCCCCCATTGAGAGGAAAACGTCTCCCTCCTGTAAAACTCCAGAGAGAATAGCACAGGCTTCCTCAAGGGAACCGCAGTAAACAGCACCACACTCCTTTGCAAGTCTTTCTGCTGTAATTCCCGGTATTGGTGTCTCACCTGCAGGGTAAATGTCACAGATGTAGAGGTTCTCTATCCCCTTTAGGACGTTAACAAACTCCCTCCAGAGAGAGCTCACCCTTGAGAACCTGTGGGGTTGAAAGAGAACAACGAGCCTCCTATCTGGGAAAGACCCTTTAAGAGCCCTAAAGGAGCTCTCTATCTCTACCGGATGGTGGGCGTAGTCATCAATAAAGGTAACTCCGTTCACCGTCCCCTTTAGCTCCATCCTGCGGCTGGCGTTCCTGAAGAGCTCCAAGTACTCTGCCACCTCTTTAAAGGGAATCCCAACTTCAAGGGAAGTGGCAATTGCCGCAAGGGCGTTTAAGACGTTGTGTCTTCCCGGAACGTTTAACTTTACCCGTCCGAGCTCCTTACCCCTATAGAAAACGGTAAATATGGAGCCAAGACCTACAGGAGTAACAGCATTTGCGTAAAAGTCACTTTCAGAACTAAATCCGTAAACGAGCCTTCTCTTGTAAACCTTCGGCAGTATCTCCCTCACATTCGGACACTCGCCACAGAGGATAACTTTCCCGTGAAAGGAAACCCTGTTTGCAAAATCAAGAAAAGCCTCCTTAAGCTTCTCAAAGGAACCGTAGTAGTCCAGATGATCTGTATCTATGTTCGTAATTACCGAAATAGTCGGCGTAAGTTTTAGGAAGGTTCCGTCACTTTCGTCCGCCTCCGCAACAAGCCACCTTCCATTTCCACTTTGGGCGTTGATTCCTCCAAGGAAAGAAAGCCTTCCTCCAACGATTATCGTTGGCTCTAAACCGGCCCTATACAGAATAGTCGCTATCATAGAGCTGGTCGTCGTTTTTCCGTGAGTTCCGGCGACGGCAATACCCTCCTTAAACCTCATTATGTCAGAGAGAACGTCAGCCCTCGGAATTACCGGAATGCCAAGCTTCTTAGCCTCAAGTATCTCAACGTTATCCTCTTTTACGGCAGAAGAGTGGATAACAACGTCAGCCCCGTGAACGTTTTCGGGTTTATGTCCTAAGAAAACCTTTATGCCTTTCTCTTTAAGCTTTTTTACCATAGAGCTCTCTTTTAGGTCTGAACCCTGAACGGCATACCCCCTCTCCTTTAGAATGAGGGCTATTCCGGACATTCCTATACCGCCTATACCAACTATGTGAATTCGGAAACTTTCCTTCAAAGCCCCTCCAAACTACCTTTTCTCTACCCTTATAGCAACTGTATCGCCCTCTTTAAGGCCAGAAACTATCTCCGTAAACTGCTCATCGCTCCAGCCTACCTTTACAGGAACTTCCTTAACCTGCCTTCCCTCCACTTTATAGACGACATACTTTCCGTTCTTCCACTTGACGGCTGCGTTTGGAACAACAAGAACGCCCTTTTTAACTCCGGATATTATGGAGTTGTGGGTCGTCATTTCAGGGCGAAGGAGCTCTACGTTTTTAAAACCTCTTGCAACGACTATGTAGTAGACAACGTTGTTTTTCTTTTCAGGCTGAGGGTAAATTTCCTCTACCTTAGCACGAAAGACTCTATCCCTGTAAGTATCAACCGTAAAGACAACTTCCATACCTTTTTTAACTTTTCCAATTTCCGTTTCGTCAACGTATATCCAGTTTTCAAGTTTCTCAGGGTCAAGGATTGTTACAAACTGAGGAGCGTTAAGGCCTGCAACAACAGTCTCCCCCTCCTGAGTGGAAACGAAGGAGATAATCCCACTCTTCGGAGCGTATATGAAGGAGTAGGAGTAGCGGATTTCTGCCTGCTTAAGGTTAGCCTCTGCTACAGAGAGCTCCGCTTTAAATTTCTTTTTTAGCTCTTCAAGGTCCCTCTTAGCTACTTCAACCTCAAGCTTTGCCTTCTTCAAAGCTTCTTGAGCCGACTTTAAATTACTCTCTGCCTGTCTAAACTCAAACCTCGCCTGTTTTAGCTTCTGCTCGGTTGTGTAGCCGGCTTTAAAGAGCTCCTCCTGCCTCTCAAGCTCCCACTTTTTCAGCCTGTAGTTTTCTTCCTCTGCTCTAAGCTTAGCTTCTGCCGACCTTAGCTCCGCAAGGGCTGACTGGAGTTTTAACTCCTGAGCCTTTATCTTTTCAGGGTAGGTTCTCTTAATCTCCTCAAGCCTCGCCTTTGCCTTTTTAAGCTCCTCCTTCAGCTCCCTGTTGTCTATAACGGCTATGAGGTCTCCCTTTTTAACGTAGTCGCCTACCTTAACATTCTCCTTAACAACCGTTCCAGAAATCCGTGCTCCCACCTTTATCTCAGCTCCAACCTGAGGCTTAATTATTCCGGTTGCGTCTATTACCCTCTTGACCTCCCCTCTCTTTACGGTAACGGTCTCTACCGGAACGATTTTTACCTCTTTTTTTGACTTAAAGTAGATAAAACCGACCGCCGCAAGGACTATTAACAGAAATGCTAAAAACTTCTTCACTTCCTACCTCCAAGGAGCTCTCCGGTTGCCTTCTGCAGCTGAAGCCAAGAAAGGTTTAGCTTCAGAAGGGCGTCAATGTAGGACTCTTCCGCCTTCTTCAAGTTCTCATGGGCCTGAAGGAGAGCAACGATGTCGGAGACCCCGAGTTTATACTCGTTTAGAGCTCTCTCATAGGACCTCCGAGAAAACTTTAAAAAGGCTTCTGAAGATTTTAATATCTCCCTACTTGCCTTGAGGGACTCTAAAGCGTTTAGAACTTCCGTTTTTACGCTGTTTTTTACCTTTTTGAGCTCTACCTCCTTGACAACAAGATCCTTTTCGGCCGCCATTGAGCGGAGGGAGGTTACGCCGCTGTCAAAGACAGGAAAGTTTAAGGAGAGGGAGAGGTCATAGCTATTTTCTCTCGGGAAGAAAGAGGTCCCAGAGCGGGAGTAGGAGGCCGAAAGGTTAACTGTAGGGGAGAGGGTCTTTTTCTGGAGCTCCACGCTTAGCTTGGCTACTTTTACCTCCTTTTCTGCCTTCTTCACTTCAGGTCTAAGGGTAAAGGCTTTTTTCAGGAGCTCCTCTTTTTCTGGAACGGAGTAGTCTTTTTTCAGCTCAACTTCTGGAGTTTCACCTTCAGGAAGAGCGTAGTCCACGAGCTCGTTTAGAGAGTTAAAGGTCTGGATGTACTCCATAAGGGCTTCGGAGAGGGAGCTCCTTGCACTTTCAACCTCAGACTCGGCCTTTAAAACGTCGGTTATGAGGACAAGCCCCTCTTTATACTTCTTCTCAGCTACAGAGAGTATCTCCTGACTGTTCCTTAGAATTTTCTTCCTAAGCTCTATCTTTTCCTTCAGCGCTTTTAACTTAAAGAGAGCGGATATTCCTTCGTAGTACAAGCTAAGCCTAACCACATTAAGGTTATCTTCACCTACCTTAACGAAATACCTATCAATCTTAAGCTGAACCTTTTTTCTGAGGTCAACAGGCGTAGCCGTTAATGAAAGGCCTAAGGTATACTGCTGTTCCCAAGACTTTGAAGTAAAGGTTTGATTGGGGTAAAACTCTGTAACGCCGGCAGAAAGAGAAAGGGTTGGGAAGAAAGAACGTAGGGTCGCCTTTGCAGAGAGCTTGCTCTTTTCAACTAAAGCCCTCTCGCTGACAAGGCCCAAAGCATTGCGGTCTATCAGCTCTTTTAGTTCATCTGTAGTAACGGCATAAGAACTCGTGGCGGTTAGAAGCGTTAAAATGAATGCAGCTATTTTTCTCATTCTTTCTCTCGTGAAATGATAGTGTAAAGGAAATTTTACAAACTTCCCTCTCCCTCCCCTTAAAGCAAATATCTTAATTAGCCCTTTTTAAGTTCCCTAAGGTAGTTTAGCCACTCCTCCATTCCCTCTCCGGTTTTTGCCGAAAGGACAAATATCCTTAGATTAGGGTTAAGGGAGAGAGCCTCTTCCTTAACCTTCTCAACGTCAAAGTCAAAGTAAGGAAGAAGGTCTGCCTTTGTAATGATGAAAACATCTGAGGTTTTAAAAGCTTTTGGGTACTTTGCAGGCTTGTCTGGACCTTCAGGAACGGAAACGAGAACTACCCTTACGTGCTCCCCGAGGTAGAAGGAAGAAGGACACACCAAGTTGCCAACGTTCTCTATGAAGAGGATATCTGGAGCTCCTCCATCCATCTGCTTTTCAAGGGCGTGGAAACCCTTGTGGACAAGGGGAGCTTCAAGGTGACACGCCCCTCCTGTCGTAAGCTGAACGGCATAAGCTCCCTTAGCCCTTACCCTCTCAGCATCCCTCTCTGTCTCTATGTCCCCTTCAAGAACCCCTATTTTAAACTCGCCCTTTAGAGCCTCTATGGTTTTCTCAAGGAGCGTAGTCTTACCCGAACCGGGAGAGCTGATAAGGTTTATAGCCAAAACGCCCTTTTCGTCAAAGTGCTTTCTGTTTACCTCAGCAACCCTCTCATTCTCGTCTAAAAGGCTTTTCTTCACTTCTACAGTCTTCCTCGCTGAATCATCGGAAACAACCATAGTATTTCCGTGATTACCACAGCCACAAACGTCACACATCGTTACACCTCCTCCTTTATAGCTATTAA from Phorcysia thermohydrogeniphila includes:
- a CDS encoding NERD domain-containing protein yields the protein MGTLVEDIVFPATRPIIKKYFNCDPEILMMNVKRKKGSLREEVDVIAVCEDKVFLVEVKSTLGAEHVNDMKEKVERFRELFSEYKGKKIVPILATLRIEKEVLDKLTKEKIYGMAYRKWEHMDILNFEEVEKNRIC
- the gatB gene encoding Asp-tRNA(Asn)/Glu-tRNA(Gln) amidotransferase subunit GatB, giving the protein MEFEAVIGLEVHAQLLTDTKIFCSCKNEFGAPPNTNVCPVCLGMPGSLPVLNKKAVEYAVKAALALNCKINRYSVFARKHYFYPDLPKAYQITQYELPFAENGWIEIEKPDGTKKKIRIRRIHLEEDAGKTIHGEGLDPNSYVDLNRAGTPLIEIVSEPDISTPEEARLYMQKLRDILVWIGVNDGNLEEGSLRCDANVSVRPKGSDKLGVRTEIKNVNSFRFIQKALEYEIERQIKVIKSGGEVVQETRLFDSQKGITKTMRTKEEAEDYRYFPEPDLPPLIIDDEWLEAIKASLPELPDQVKERFIEKYKITPYDADILVRDKALAEFFEKAAKSYSGEAKKVANIIISDLLGALNEEKIEISESPAKPEHVAQLLELVDKGVVSIRVAKEEIIPEMVKSGKEPKTIVEEKGLTQISDESALKEIIKKVLANNEKAVKQYKEGNEKQKQKAVKYLIGQVMKETKGKANPKLLNQLIPQVLDEG
- the murC gene encoding UDP-N-acetylmuramate--L-alanine ligase, with the protein product MKESFRIHIVGIGGIGMSGIALILKERGYAVQGSDLKESSMVKKLKEKGIKVFLGHKPENVHGADVVIHSSAVKEDNVEILEAKKLGIPVIPRADVLSDIMRFKEGIAVAGTHGKTTTSSMIATILYRAGLEPTIIVGGRLSFLGGINAQSGNGRWLVAEADESDGTFLKLTPTISVITNIDTDHLDYYGSFEKLKEAFLDFANRVSFHGKVILCGECPNVREILPKVYKRRLVYGFSSESDFYANAVTPVGLGSIFTVFYRGKELGRVKLNVPGRHNVLNALAAIATSLEVGIPFKEVAEYLELFRNASRRMELKGTVNGVTFIDDYAHHPVEIESSFRALKGSFPDRRLVVLFQPHRFSRVSSLWREFVNVLKGIENLYICDIYPAGETPIPGITAERLAKECGAVYCGSLEEACAILSGVLQEGDVFLSMGAGDVTRAFELITKGSG
- a CDS encoding efflux RND transporter periplasmic adaptor subunit, whose amino-acid sequence is MKKFLAFLLIVLAAVGFIYFKSKKEVKIVPVETVTVKRGEVKRVIDATGIIKPQVGAEIKVGARISGTVVKENVKVGDYVKKGDLIAVIDNRELKEELKKAKARLEEIKRTYPEKIKAQELKLQSALAELRSAEAKLRAEEENYRLKKWELERQEELFKAGYTTEQKLKQARFEFRQAESNLKSAQEALKKAKLEVEVAKRDLEELKKKFKAELSVAEANLKQAEIRYSYSFIYAPKSGIISFVSTQEGETVVAGLNAPQFVTILDPEKLENWIYVDETEIGKVKKGMEVVFTVDTYRDRVFRAKVEEIYPQPEKKNNVVYYIVVARGFKNVELLRPEMTTHNSIISGVKKGVLVVPNAAVKWKNGKYVVYKVEGRQVKEVPVKVGWSDEQFTEIVSGLKEGDTVAIRVEKR
- a CDS encoding TolC family protein produces the protein MRKIAAFILTLLTATSSYAVTTDELKELIDRNALGLVSERALVEKSKLSAKATLRSFFPTLSLSAGVTEFYPNQTFTSKSWEQQYTLGLSLTATPVDLRKKVQLKIDRYFVKVGEDNLNVVRLSLYYEGISALFKLKALKEKIELRKKILRNSQEILSVAEKKYKEGLVLITDVLKAESEVESARSSLSEALMEYIQTFNSLNELVDYALPEGETPEVELKKDYSVPEKEELLKKAFTLRPEVKKAEKEVKVAKLSVELQKKTLSPTVNLSASYSRSGTSFFPRENSYDLSLSLNFPVFDSGVTSLRSMAAEKDLVVKEVELKKVKNSVKTEVLNALESLKASREILKSSEAFLKFSRRSYERALNEYKLGVSDIVALLQAHENLKKAEESYIDALLKLNLSWLQLQKATGELLGGRK
- the hypB gene encoding hydrogenase nickel incorporation protein HypB; amino-acid sequence: MCDVCGCGNHGNTMVVSDDSARKTVEVKKSLLDENERVAEVNRKHFDEKGVLAINLISSPGSGKTTLLEKTIEALKGEFKIGVLEGDIETERDAERVRAKGAYAVQLTTGGACHLEAPLVHKGFHALEKQMDGGAPDILFIENVGNLVCPSSFYLGEHVRVVLVSVPEGPDKPAKYPKAFKTSDVFIITKADLLPYFDFDVEKVKEEALSLNPNLRIFVLSAKTGEGMEEWLNYLRELKKG